The DNA region GGGGGTCCGCTCCGGCCGGGGACGACGCATCGCTCCACGGCCGGAGCCGGTCCTCGCGGCCAGTTGTAGCTCGCACCACGGCGCGCCTATCTTTGCCCAGGCCGCCGCCGCGGCCCTTTCCCCACTCAAGAACCCGGAACTGAAGCGACGGATGGCAACCCCGGAACGGATCACCGAGCCCGCCTCTTTGGCGGAACGGTACCGCGTCCTCCTCGAGATCGGCCGCGCGCTGACGAGCGCCCTGAGCGACGACGAGCTCTATACGGCGATCCACAGGGAGACCTCCCGGGTCATCGAGGCTGACGGCTTCTACGTCTCCCTTTACGACGCCACCAACGACCGCGCGACGGTCGTCTTCTGGGCGGAGGGAGGGGAAAGCCGCCGTGCCCGCATCACCTATCCGGGCTCCGAGAGTCAGGTGATCCGGACGGGGGTCCCCGCAATGGTTTCGGACCGGCTCGCGGATGGTTCGCTTCTCGTCCTCGGCGACGGGGGCGAACGGGTCACCCGGTCGGCCATCTCGGCGCCCATGCGGGCCCGCAAGGCGGTCCTGGGTGTGATCAGCGCGCAGAGTTACCGACCCGACGCCTATACGCACTCGGACCTCGAGCTTCTCGCGGGCATCGCCGATCTCGCCGCTGTCGCGAGCCAAAACGTGATTCACGTCTCCCTGCTCGATCACCGGCGGCGGGAAGCCGAGAACATGGAGGAGATCGTCCGCGCGCTCGTCAGCTCCCTCGACGTCGAGGAAGTTCTGTCACGAGTCGCGGAGGCGGCCCTCGACCTTCTCGAGGGCGGCGAAGCGGTCGTTTGGCTCCTCGGCGAGGAGACGGCGCGGGTTGCAGCGAGTCGGGGCCCACGCGCGCCGGCGGTGGGGAGCGAAATCCCCTTCGAGGGGGAATGGGCCCGCATTCTCCTCGAGGAACGGCGCCCCGTCCTCCTCGAGAACATCCAGGAGTCGCCCCTCCTCACAGATGGAGTCCGAAAGGCTTTTCAGGGCAAGTCCGGCCTCATCGCCCCGCTCACGGTAGGCGACCGGATCACGGGGGCTCTCTTCGTGGGGGTCGAACACGACCGCGTCTTCACCGATGACGAGGCGCATCTCCTCCAACGCCTCGCAGGACACGCGGCGGTCGCACTCAAAAACGCTCGCCTCCATTCGCGGCTTCAAACCCTTTCCCTGACCGATCCACTCACGAAGCTTCCAAACCGGCGTCACCTCGAGATGCACCTGGCGCGGGAGTTCGCCGCGGCCCAGCGGGGGCGACGGATCTCCATGGTTCTTTTCGATCTAGACAACTTCAAGCAGTACAACGACGCCTTCGGACACCTCGCCGGCGACGGAGTTCTCGAGGCAATGGGGGAGGTTCTCTCCGGGGAAACCCGTGCCATGAACCTCGTTGCCCGGTACGGGGGCGACGAGTTCGTGGCAGTCCTCTCGGAAACCTCGGCGGAGGGGGCCAGGCATCACGCCGCGCGGGTCGCGGACCAGGTCGCAAGGCACCCGGCTCTCGGGCCGCACGGAATCGGGGTGACCGCGGGGGTTGCCGAATTCACCGAGGGGATGGAGACGGTCAAAGACCTCATCCGGGCTGTGGACGAAGACATGTACAGGGCAAAAGCGGCTCGGGAAGCCCTTTGAGGGAAGGCCCGGCGTGGTGATGAAGGGGCCCCGGAACGACGGGCCATCTCTGGATCTCGCCGAGCTCCTCGAAGCCGCCGAGCGATTCGCGGTGGCCGCGGGTACCCTCACCCTCAAACACTTCGGGGCCCTTCTCGCCGCGGAAGCGAAGTCGGATGGCAGCCCCGTCACCATCGCCGACCGCGAAGCCGAGCGTTATCTCCGGTCCCGGATCCGGACGGCCTTTCCCACCCACACCATCCTCGGGGAGGAGTTCGGGGAAGAGGCCGGGTCGGCCCCGGTCCGCTGGATTCTCGATCCGATCGATGGCACGCGGGGCTTCATGCGAGGAGTTCCTCTTTACGGAGTCCTGATCGGGATCGAGGTCGAGGGAGAGGCCGCGGTTGGAGTCGCACACTTCCCCCCCCTCGGGGAGACGGTCTCCGCCGCCAACGGGTTGGGGTGCCGCTGGATGGTGCGAGGCGCCTCGGAAGCGCGTCCCGCCCGCGTCTCGGAGGTCACCGGGCTCTCGGAC from Gemmatimonadota bacterium includes:
- a CDS encoding inositol monophosphatase family protein produces the protein MKGPRNDGPSLDLAELLEAAERFAVAAGTLTLKHFGALLAAEAKSDGSPVTIADREAERYLRSRIRTAFPTHTILGEEFGEEAGSAPVRWILDPIDGTRGFMRGVPLYGVLIGIEVEGEAAVGVAHFPPLGETVSAANGLGCRWMVRGASEARPARVSEVTGLSDAAVLVTDPRVALSPSLGEGWKRLAAQVDLARGWGDAYGHLLVATGRAEIMVDPILAPWDAAPFLPILREAGGRFTDFSGVETIHGGRGVSSNGHLHAEVLALLNPAG
- a CDS encoding diguanylate cyclase is translated as MATPERITEPASLAERYRVLLEIGRALTSALSDDELYTAIHRETSRVIEADGFYVSLYDATNDRATVVFWAEGGESRRARITYPGSESQVIRTGVPAMVSDRLADGSLLVLGDGGERVTRSAISAPMRARKAVLGVISAQSYRPDAYTHSDLELLAGIADLAAVASQNVIHVSLLDHRRREAENMEEIVRALVSSLDVEEVLSRVAEAALDLLEGGEAVVWLLGEETARVAASRGPRAPAVGSEIPFEGEWARILLEERRPVLLENIQESPLLTDGVRKAFQGKSGLIAPLTVGDRITGALFVGVEHDRVFTDDEAHLLQRLAGHAAVALKNARLHSRLQTLSLTDPLTKLPNRRHLEMHLAREFAAAQRGRRISMVLFDLDNFKQYNDAFGHLAGDGVLEAMGEVLSGETRAMNLVARYGGDEFVAVLSETSAEGARHHAARVADQVARHPALGPHGIGVTAGVAEFTEGMETVKDLIRAVDEDMYRAKAAREAL